The following coding sequences are from one Musa acuminata AAA Group cultivar baxijiao chromosome BXJ2-4, Cavendish_Baxijiao_AAA, whole genome shotgun sequence window:
- the LOC103982334 gene encoding mitochondrial import inner membrane translocase subunit TIM23-1, translating to MADPRTYGGDDADHRQGSGGRRLYSPYHELQIPYRTLYDLPTSPEFLFQEESVAQRRSWGENLTYYTGIGYLTGAAAGASLGLRCSLRSAEPGDTVKIRLNRILNSCGQDGRRIGNRVGVIGLLYAGLESGMVAARDTDDWVNSVVAGLGTGAVFKAANGPRSAAVAGAIGGLMVGAAVAGKQVLRRYVPI from the coding sequence ATGGCCGATCCGAGGACGTACGGAGGAGACGACGCCGATCATCGCCAGGGTTCGGGCGGGCGGCGGCTTTACAGCCCCTACCACGAATTGCAGATCCCCTACCGAACCCTCTACGACCTCCCCACCTCGCCGGAGTTCCTCTTCCAGGAGGAGTCCGTCGCCCAGCGCCGCTCCTGGGGCGAGAACCTCACCTACTACACCGGCATCGGGTACCTCACCGGTGCCGCTGCTGGCGCTTCGCTCGGCCTGCGCTGCTCTCTCCGCTCCGCTGAGCCTGGGGACACCGTCAAGATCCGGCTCAACCGCATCCTTAACTCTTGCGGCCAGGATGGCCGCCGGATCGGCAACCGCGTCGGCGTCATCGGCCTCTTGTACGCCGGGCTTGAGAGCGGGATGGTTGCCGCGAGGGATACCGACGACTGGGTCAACAGCGTCGtcgccgggctcggtaccggggcCGTATTCAAGGCCGCCAACGGGCCGCGGTCGGCGGCCGTCGCTGGCGCCATCGGCGGGCTCATGGTTGGAGCTGCTGTAGCGGGGAAGCAGGTCTTGAGGAGATACGTGCCCATCTAG
- the LOC103982339 gene encoding uncharacterized protein LOC103982339: MGSLVISNEDREGAEIIYGAEECHSHSVKMLEAVGFPKGVLPLRNLEECGWVQATGFVWMKQKEPYEHFFTGTNTRVRYDRVVTAYVEMKKMKKMTGVRSKQVLLWVPITEMSITDADAAKIYFKSAVGIGRSFPISAFVDEAEGQEEEKKKLEVEVGA; encoded by the coding sequence ATGGGCTCCCTCGTCATCAGCAACGAGGACAGGGAAGGCGCGGAGATCATCTACGGCGCGGAAGAATGCCACAGCCACTCCGTAAAGATGCTGGAGGCGGTCGGCTTCCCGAAAGGAGTCCTCCCGCTGAGGAACCTCGAAGAGTGCGGGTGGGTGCAGGCGACGGGCTTCGTGTGGATGAAGCAGAAGGAGCCGTACGAGCACTTCTTCACCGGAACCAACACTCGGGTGAGGTACGACAGGGTGGTGACGGCGTACGTGgagatgaagaagatgaagaagatgacGGGGGTGAGGAGCAAGCAGGTGCTGCTGTGGGTGCCCATCACTGAGATGAGCATCACCGACGCCGATGCCGCGAAGATATACTTCAAGTCGGCGGTGGGGATCGGGAGGTCGTTCCCCATCTCGGCCTTCGTCGACGAGGCGGAGGggcaggaggaggagaagaagaagcttGAAGTCGAGGTGGGTGCCTGA
- the LOC103982340 gene encoding auxin-responsive protein SAUR32, producing MSFLQLGMAHHHERKEKAATEAGAPPRGCMAVRVGPEGEEQQRFVVPVAHLSHPLFTELLDEAAAEYGFNQAGPIAIPCGIEHFRRVQDAIDREIGGGAGHHHHHHNHHHHHHHHHHHHHLPHFAGCFGA from the coding sequence ATGAGCTTTCTGCAGCTTGGCATGGCCCACCACCACGAGAGGAAGGAGAAGGCGGCGACCGAGGCGGGGGCGCCGCCCAGGGGGTGCATGGCGGTCCGGGTGGGACCGGAAGGCGAGGAGCAGCAGCGGTTCGTGGTGCCGGTGGCGCACCTCAGCCACCCGCTCTTCACGGAGCTTCTGGACGAGGCGGCGGCGGAGTACGGATTCAACCAGGCGGGGCCCATCGCCATCCCCTGCGGCATTGAGCACTTCCGCCGCGTTCAGGACGCCATCGACCGCGAGATAGGCGGCGGCGCTggccaccatcaccaccaccacaaccatcaccatcaccatcaccatcaccatcaccaccaccatcttCCCCACTTCGCAGGTTGCTTCGGAGCTTGA
- the LOC135611241 gene encoding F-box/LRR-repeat protein At3g48880-like — translation MRPSNPSLEVDRSENINPNWHENVLIQSGEFEIEPICAYNPINAKQSESPRATLNEDSPDMEGGRRWEEMPVDCLVDIFRRLGLHDLTLSVPFVCRCWRRASLDPGCWRRLDFRSLDFMPWSHFSRSFNSCYRLSSLSFSAFMRFVVARSRGSAAELLFPLSFGASIQDLTFVSMKCPRLKRLALPENFMLEDDLLIPELVGRWRDLEQLEMETKPSSFLEMIAVIGRNCSRFGRLKVRGLIGKEDARAIVDCLPDLNHLELSKSYLTKEELVVIVNGCRKLERLTVKDCLGLQVDDEVVRSASRIKCFEHEGSKLLDDYGYETDESEQQSGFFYW, via the exons ATGAGACCTTCGAACCCGAGCCTCGAAGTGGACCGGTCCGAAAACATAAACCCAAATTGGCACGAGAATGTGCTGATTCAATCGGGCGAATTCGAAATCGAACCGATTTGTGCTTATAATCCAATCAACGCAAAGCAGAGCGAGTCGCCAAGGGCAACGTTGAACGAAGACTCCCCCGACATGGAGGGCGGAAGAAGGTGGGAGGAGATGCCGGTGGACTGCCTGGTCGACATCTTCCGGCGGCTCGGCCTCCACGACCTCACCCTCTCGGTGCCCTTCGTCTGCAGGTGCTGGCGGCGCGCCTCCCTCGATCCCGGCTGCTGGCGGCGCCTCGACTTCCGGTCGCTTGACTTCATGCCGTGGAGCCACTTCTCCAGGAGCTTCAACTCTTGCTACCGCCTCAGCAGCCTTTCCTTCTCCGCCTTCATGAGGTTCGTGGTCGCCCGCAGCCGCGGCTCCGCGGCGGAGCTCCTCTTCCCCTTGTCCTTCGGCGCGTCGATCCAAGACCTGACCTTCGTCTCGATGAA ATGCCCGAGGTTGAAGCGTCTGGCTTTGCCTGAAAACTTTATGCTAGAAGACGACCTGCTCATCCCGGAGCTCGTCGGGCGATGGAGAGACCTCGAGCAGCTCGAGATGGAGACGAAGCCCTCCTCCTTCTTGGAGATGATCGCCGTGATCGGCCGTAACTGTAGCAGGTTCGGCCGGTTGAAGGTGCGCGGTCTGATCGGCAAGGAAGACGCGAGGGCCATCGTGGATTGTCTTCCGGACCTGAACCACTTGGAGCTGAGCAAATCCTACTTGACGAAGGAGGAGTTGGTGGTGATCGTAAATGGCTGCAGAAAGCTAGAAAGATTGACCGTGAAGGATTGCCTGGGTCTTCAAGTGGACGATGAGGTGGTCAGATCGGCGTCAAGGATCAAGTGCTTCGAACATGAGGGTTCGAAGCTGCTTGATGATTATGGATATGAGACAGATGAATCGGAGCAGCAATCTGGATTTTTCTACTGGTGA
- the LOC135611240 gene encoding cytochrome b5-like, which yields MMTYTSFGDDKSTPWRWRSSRRSRSSHRGLQPGSRFASDLCIKEMADSKVYRFDEVSKHNVAKDCWLIISGKVYDVTPFLDEHPGGDEVLLAVTGKDATNDFEDIGHSNSARDMMAKYYIGQVDLSTVPTKGTYIPPQQASYNPDKTSEFVIRILQFLVPIMILGLAFAVRRFTKAD from the exons ATGATGACATATACGTCATTTGGAGATGATAAATCGACTCCGTGGAGATGGCGGAGTTCACGGCGCAGCCGCAGCAGCCATCGTGGACTACAGCCTGGGAGTAG ATTTGCATCCGATCTTTGCATCAAGGAAATGGCCGATTCCAAGGTGTATCGCTTCGATGAGGTCTCCAAGCATAACGTCGCCAAAGACTGTTGGCTCATCATCTCCGGAAAG GTTTATGATGTCACCCCATTTTTGGATGAGCATCCTGGTGGCGATGAGGTTTTGCTAGCAGTAACCG GAAAAGATGCCACCAATGATTTCGAGGATATAGGTCATAGTAATTCTGCCAGGGATATGATGGCCAAGTACTACATTGGGCAGGTAGATCTTTCAACAGTTCCAACAAAGGGCACCTACATACCACCTCAGCAAGCATCCTACAATCCAGATAAAACTTCAGAGTTTGTAATCAGAATTTTGCAGTTCCTTGTGCCCATAATGATTTTGGGCTTAGCCTTTGCTGTCCGGCGCTTCACCAAAGCAGATTAA